A single window of Salvia splendens isolate huo1 chromosome 6, SspV2, whole genome shotgun sequence DNA harbors:
- the LOC121808055 gene encoding uncharacterized protein LOC121808055, producing MELELGLKLTNAADEFASDFLIAKDRAGPVFVSRETDTAFFLLTAHLKGYKRRNIKIDINEDGSLIGIGGEKHVQETVMVGWKLYKKETETKGFKKVFRIPQGVILDKIKATFNEDESTLSITMPKKAKGIRGGTAIEEVKDRPELVRAGSGSLQIADEKSAIAESSNKGKIGEDGEEQRQEKPVSDHDLEDVGRLVAPSIHGARVEGDTCKEDEEKQSNIDDVQEIKDEPDTYKQDVDERSYEGRAEPSAIEPSQETPEAKPRAGEDDEESPREKRLKLCLPIVAGSTLFLTFVAFVFQMIRSKHQTSRKRD from the exons ATGGAGCTCGAGTTAGGACTCAAGTTAACGAACGCTGCCGACGAGTTCGCCTCCGACTTTCTGATCGCAAAGGACCGTGCCGGCCCCGTGTTCGTGTCTAGAGAAACAGACACCGCATTCTTCCTCCTCACTGCTCATCTCAAAG GTTATAAGAGAAGGAACATAAAGATCGACATAAACGAAGACGGGAGCTTGATCGGAATAGGAGGCGAAAAGCATGTGCAAGAGACCGTCATGGTGGGGTGGAAATTGTACAAGAAAGAGACAGAGACAAAGGGATTCAAGAAAGTTTTCAGAATTCCACAAGGGGTGATTCTTGACAAGATCAAGGCCACATTCAATGAGGACGAATCAACTCTGTCGATCACCATGCCGAAGAAAGCAAAAGGAATCCGTGGTGGCACTGCCATTGAAGAAGTCAAGGATAGGCCGGAGCTTGTTAGAGCGGGGTCGGGGAGTTTGCAGATTGCAGACGAGAAGAGCGCCATAGCAGAGAGTTCAAACAAGGGGAAAATCGGAGAAGATGGTGAAGAGCAACGCCAAGAAAAACCAGTTTCAGATCACGATCTCGAAGATGTAGGGCGGCTAGTTGCACCATCCATTCATGGTGCTCGCGTGGAAGGTGACACGTGCAAGGAAGACGAGGAAAAGCAGAGCAACATAGATGATGTGCAAGAAATAAAAGATGAACCGGATACTTACAAGCAAGATGTTGATGAAAGATCGTATGAAGGCAGAGCAGAGCCTTCTGCCATTGAACCTTCTCAAGAAACTCCAGAAGCAAAACCTAGGGCGGGAGAGGATGATGAAGAGAGCCCTCGGGAGAAAAGGTTAAAATTGTGTCTACCCATCGTTGCTGGTTCAACTCTATTTCTGACGTTTGTGGCGTTCGTCTTCCAAATGATACGAAGCAAGCACCAAACTAGCAGAAAGAGAGATTGA
- the LOC121808057 gene encoding thioredoxin Y2, chloroplastic-like has translation MALSLSAAITTRYATTVRPCPSSSPKSKLSHFSSLQLPSELRNFRSQHVKSRLRRRTFALVASKNQTFSSFDELLEKSDKPVLVDFYATWCGPCQFMVPVLEQVSASLIDKIQVVKIDTEKYPAIADKYQIQALPTFILFKDGKPFDRFEGAMGADQLIERVEASLQVKQ, from the exons ATGGCGTTATCTTTATCGGCAGCAATCACAACAAGGTACGCAACCACAGTCCGGCCATGTCCCTCTTCTTCACCAAAATCGAAGCTTTCACACTTTTCTTCTCTTCAGCTCCCATCGGAGCTCCGGAATTTCCGGAGCCAGCACGTTAAGTCTCGCCTGCGACGTCGTACGTTTGCTCTG GTTGCATCGAAGAACCAGACATTTTCGTCATTTGACGAGTTGTTGGAAAAATCTGATAAACCTGTGTTGGTGGACTTCTATGCTACTTG GTGTGGTCCATGCCAGTTCATGGTTCCTGTGTTGGAACAAGTCAGTGCTTCGTTGATAGATAAGATCCAAGTTGTGAAAATCGACACAGAGAAATATCCCGCCATTGCTGACAAGTATCAGATACAGGCGCTGCCTACGTTCATCTTGTTCAAGGATGGGAAACCATTTGATCGCTTT GAGGGTGCAATGGGCGCGGACCAGCTCATCGAACGTGTTGAGGCTTCCCTACAAGTTAAACAGTAG
- the LOC121809732 gene encoding protein ROH1-like, protein MPITESSSSAAPSSIFSILSRRRDQVHSIEPPPHSAADTEAEAFQRHVADRFNGLAAADSGSLLSIPWLRSLLDAFLRCQEEFTAIMASNAAVLRCTPVDRAAADYFDRSVKSLDVCNAVRGGIELIRQWKKQLEIVLVALDGRRRATGDAQFRRAKKALVDLAIGMLDRKQSTATFATRNRSFSRHHGHKSPGVVHSRSLSWSVSRSWSAAKQLQALCNNLTPPRPNETNGVSLSVFTMSHVLVFTMWALVAAIPCQDRGLQGHFHVPKQFPWAGAILSLRERILEESKRANACGLLREIREIERCSRRLNELVDSAELPLSEEREREVKERVEEVRNVSEGLKRELDPLESQVRQVFHCIVRSRTQGLVFIT, encoded by the coding sequence ATGCCGATTAccgaatcatcatcatcagcagctCCCAGCTCAATTTTCTCGATCCTCAGCCGGCGGCGCGATCAGGTCCATTCAATTGAGCCGCCGCCGCACTCCGCCGCCGACACGGAGGCGGAGGCCTTCCAGCGCCACGTCGCCGACCGGTTCAACGGCCTCGCCGCGGCGGACTCCGGCAGCCTCCTGTCAATCCCATGGCTGCGCAGCCTCCTCGACGCATTCCTCCGCTGCCAGGAGGAATTCACGGCGATCATGGCCAGCAACGCCGCCGTCCTCCGCTGCACTCCGGTGGATCGCGCCGCCGCCGACTACTTCGACCGGAGCGTCAAATCCCTCGACGTCTGCAACGCTGTCCGCGGCGGAATCGAGCTGATCAGACAGTGGAAAAAACAGCTTGAAATTGTCCTCGTCGCCTTGGATGGCCGCCGGAGAGCCACCGGCGACGCCCAATTCCGCCGCGCCAAGAAAGCCCTAGTCGATCTCGCCATCGGAATGCTCGACCGGAAGCAATCCACCGCCACGTTCGCGACGAGAAACCGCTCGTTCAGCCGCCACCACGGCCACAAAAGCCCGGGGGTAGTCCACTCCCGGTCCCTCTCGTGGAGTGTGTCCCGGTCGTGGTCCGCTGCGAAACAACTGCAAGCATTATGCAATAACCTAACCCCGCCCCGTCCCAACGAGACGAACGGGGTTAGTTTATCCGTGTTTACTATGAGCCACGTGCTCGTGTTCACAATGTGGGCCTTGGTGGCCGCGATCCCGTGCCAGGATCGCGGCCTGCAGGGCCATTTCCACGTCCCGAAGCAGTTCCCGTGGGCCGGGGCGATCCTCTCGCTACGGGAGAGGATATTGGAGGAGTCGAAGAGGGCGAACGCGTGCGGGTTGCTGAGGGAGATTCGAGAGATTGAGAGATGCTCGCGGCGATTGAACGAGCTCGTTGATTCTGCGGAGCTCCCGTTGTcggaggagagggagagggaggtgAAGGAGAGGGTTGAGGAAGTGAGGAATGTGAGTGAGGGTTTGAAGAGGGAGCTTGATCCATTGGAATCACAAGTTAGACAAGTGTTTCATTGCATTGTTCGAAGTAGAACTCAAGGTCTTGTTTTTATTACATGA
- the LOC121808056 gene encoding G-box-binding factor 4-like, producing MAPDNSDPPRAGKRSADDVWKEIVSGTHQRQPKKEMMTLEDFLLKAEEAASSGAAAAVKLKEEGGSIGGISDFMNCAGEARAGVKRSFSLSAAPGKAVELRQRRMIKNRESAARSRERKQAYEAELESMAAKLEEENDFLLKEKAENNKKRLKQLMQSVIPVTEMRRPPYILQRSGSMQW from the exons ATGGCTCCGGATAATTCGGACCCGCCCAGAGCCGGTAAGAGGTCGGCCGATGACGTGTGGAAGGAGATCGTGTCAGGAACTCATCAGCGGCAGCCGAAGAAGGAGATGATGACCTTGGAAGATTTTCTGCTCAAGGCCGAAGAGGCGGCTTCCAGCGGCGCTGCGGCGGCGGTGAAGCTCAAGGAAGAAGGAGGATCGATTGGGGGGATTTCTGATTTTATGAATTGCGCCGGGGAGGCGAGAGCGGGGGTTAAGAGGAGCTTCAGCTTGTCGGCGGCGCCGGGGAAGGCGGTGGAGCTGCGGCAGAGGAGGATGATCAAGAACAGAGAGAGCGCCGCGAGGTCGAGGGAGCGGAAGCAG GCCTATGAAGCGGAATTGGAGTCGATGGCGGCGAAGCTCGAGGAAGAAAACGATTTCCTCTTGAAAGAAAAG GCAGAGAACAATAAGAAGAGGCTTAAGCAG CTTATGCAGAGTGTGATACCTGTTACAGAGATGCGAAGACCACCGTACATCCTGCAGAGAAGCGGTTCCATGCAGTGGTAA